A genomic stretch from Ureibacillus composti includes:
- a CDS encoding citrate:proton symporter, which produces MSLALMGFLMIGLFLAFVMTNKISVLIAFTVIPLAFGLFLGFGTEMGELMLAGVQKVAPTAIMIGFSILYFGLMIDKGLFNPMISTLLKFAKGDPLKIAVATAIITLIVALDGDGSATFMITITALLPVYQKLGMRPVVLAGIVALGAGVMNIIPWGGPLARAMVTLDADASQLFNPLIIPMLAGMVWVVFVGYLLGRKERKRLGKIDVSVIELSNINEGQKLPKLFWFNLILTVSLITILIMDIIPTSILFMIAFAIALAVNCRTVEDQSKQIASHAVSMVMVVATIFAAGIFTGILSGTGMIDAMATASVAVIPDSLGQYLPVIMAVVSMPLSLIFSPDAFYYGVLPILSETAVTMGIDPLDIGKAALLGNGTTGFSVSPLNPSVFVLLGLAGISLAEHQKHTILWAFGSTIVMTIVAISIGVIPI; this is translated from the coding sequence ATGAGCTTAGCGTTAATGGGGTTTTTGATGATTGGTTTATTTCTAGCATTTGTTATGACAAATAAAATATCAGTTCTTATTGCATTTACGGTAATTCCTTTGGCATTTGGTTTATTTTTAGGTTTTGGAACGGAAATGGGAGAATTGATGTTAGCAGGGGTACAAAAGGTTGCACCTACTGCGATTATGATAGGATTCTCGATTCTTTACTTTGGATTAATGATTGACAAGGGGTTATTTAATCCAATGATTTCCACGCTACTTAAATTTGCTAAGGGAGATCCATTAAAAATTGCTGTTGCAACAGCAATCATTACATTAATCGTTGCACTTGATGGCGATGGTTCAGCAACATTCATGATTACAATTACAGCACTTCTTCCAGTTTATCAAAAACTAGGTATGAGACCGGTTGTTTTAGCCGGAATTGTAGCATTAGGGGCAGGGGTAATGAATATTATTCCATGGGGAGGCCCTTTAGCTCGTGCGATGGTTACATTAGATGCAGACGCTTCTCAATTATTTAATCCTTTAATTATTCCTATGTTAGCAGGAATGGTTTGGGTTGTATTTGTTGGTTATCTTTTAGGTCGTAAAGAGCGTAAACGTTTAGGAAAAATTGATGTTTCAGTGATTGAATTGTCAAATATTAATGAAGGTCAAAAACTACCAAAGTTATTCTGGTTTAATTTAATTTTAACAGTTTCATTAATTACGATTTTAATTATGGATATTATTCCAACATCGATTTTATTTATGATTGCCTTTGCGATTGCCTTAGCAGTCAATTGCAGAACAGTTGAAGATCAGTCTAAACAAATCGCTTCACATGCTGTTAGTATGGTAATGGTTGTAGCAACGATCTTTGCAGCGGGGATCTTTACAGGGATTTTATCAGGTACAGGAATGATTGATGCAATGGCGACGGCTAGTGTGGCCGTTATTCCAGATAGCCTTGGTCAATATTTGCCAGTAATAATGGCAGTTGTCAGTATGCCATTAAGTTTAATTTTCTCGCCTGATGCATTTTACTATGGTGTATTACCGATTTTAAGTGAAACAGCTGTAACCATGGGAATTGATCCACTAGATATCGGGAAAGCCGCATTATTAGGGAATGGAACGACTGGATTCTCTGTAAGTCCATTAAATCCATCCGTGTTTGTATTACTGGGATTAGCGGGTATCAGTTTAGCAGAACACCAAAAGCATACAATATTATGGGCATTTGGCTCAACAATTGTTATGACGATCGTAGCAATTTCGATTGGAGTCATCCCAATTTAA
- a CDS encoding CaiB/BaiF CoA-transferase family protein, whose amino-acid sequence MLPLEGITVVSVEQAVAGPFATRQLADLGARVIKIERPEKGDFARHYDSAVNGMASHFVWLNRSKESLTLDLKTEEGKEILSKLLEDADVFLQNLAPGAMERLGFGANELLEKHPSLVICGISGYGSNGPYTHKKAYDLLVQCESGAMALTGTEETPSKSGVAIADIATGMYAYSGILTALLARNKDQKGRILEVSMLESLGEWMGFPSYFAEYGGKEPERTGASHATIYPYGPFVAGDQKQVYISIQNEREWKNFCEKVLGDPDLTNHPDYYNNTNRFKNQQTLQKIIEKVFLEKTSEEIIELLEDSGIANARLNSVMDFVNHPQLEARNRWREVDSPVGKLKALLPPATFNDIEPVFNPIPEVGQHTNEILKAVGYTEEDIKAFAQNKVI is encoded by the coding sequence ATGTTACCGTTAGAAGGAATTACTGTCGTGTCAGTTGAACAAGCTGTGGCTGGTCCATTTGCTACAAGACAATTAGCGGACTTAGGTGCACGTGTAATAAAAATCGAAAGACCGGAAAAAGGTGATTTTGCACGTCATTATGACTCTGCTGTCAATGGAATGGCGAGTCATTTTGTGTGGCTAAATCGTTCAAAAGAGTCCCTTACATTAGATTTGAAAACAGAAGAGGGAAAAGAAATTTTAAGTAAACTTTTAGAAGATGCGGATGTATTTCTACAAAATTTAGCGCCTGGTGCTATGGAACGTTTAGGGTTTGGGGCAAATGAATTGTTAGAAAAACATCCAAGCCTCGTTATTTGTGGAATTTCAGGTTATGGAAGTAATGGTCCATATACACATAAGAAAGCCTATGATTTACTCGTTCAATGTGAATCTGGCGCGATGGCACTTACAGGTACGGAAGAGACACCATCAAAATCGGGTGTTGCCATTGCGGATATTGCGACAGGTATGTATGCATACTCTGGTATTCTAACAGCGCTACTTGCTAGAAACAAAGATCAAAAAGGTCGAATTTTAGAAGTTTCGATGCTAGAATCCCTTGGCGAATGGATGGGCTTCCCTTCATACTTTGCGGAATATGGTGGCAAAGAGCCCGAACGTACAGGGGCAAGTCATGCAACAATTTATCCTTATGGTCCATTTGTAGCGGGTGATCAAAAACAAGTTTATATTTCTATTCAAAACGAAAGAGAATGGAAAAACTTCTGTGAAAAAGTATTAGGGGATCCGGACTTAACGAATCATCCGGATTATTACAATAATACAAACCGATTTAAAAACCAACAAACCCTTCAAAAGATTATTGAAAAAGTCTTCCTTGAAAAGACATCGGAGGAAATTATCGAGTTACTTGAGGATTCTGGTATTGCCAATGCACGGTTAAATTCTGTCATGGATTTTGTAAACCACCCTCAGTTAGAAGCAAGAAATCGTTGGCGCGAAGTGGATTCACCTGTTGGGAAATTAAAAGCACTTTTACCACCAGCAACCTTTAATGATATCGAGCCAGTATTCAACCCAATTCCAGAAGTCGGGCAGCATACAAATGAAATCTTAAAGGCAGTTGGTTACACAGAAGAAGATATTAAAGCTTTCGCGCAGAATAAAGTCATTTAA
- a CDS encoding CoA ester lyase: MSNELTWFFVPGSNQRNIDKVATLEADAFIFDLEDAVAISEKQNARDKVIQAIARYQQKNIFVRVNSFDSPYFLEDVRQVVVQGVDGIVLPKAETPAQLQVLDKLLLEKEQELNIPLGSIKIVALIESALGIHHAVELANFYRVTRLAFGAIDYTLDIGATLTEHGSELLFAKSQLVLASRVAKIEGPIDVVYVDIYNEEGLRKEVTFSKALGFKGKLIVHPAQLKVVNEVYTPTDSEVEQAKKIIQAAAEAEEQGKGVVSVDGKMIDLPVIKKAVGVLALYNRLTVTTVEN; the protein is encoded by the coding sequence GTGTCAAACGAATTAACATGGTTTTTTGTACCCGGTTCCAATCAACGAAATATCGATAAAGTCGCTACATTAGAAGCAGATGCCTTTATTTTTGATTTAGAAGATGCAGTTGCCATTTCAGAAAAACAAAATGCACGAGATAAAGTCATTCAAGCAATCGCTCGCTATCAACAAAAGAATATTTTTGTACGAGTTAATAGTTTTGATTCGCCTTATTTTCTTGAAGATGTGCGTCAAGTGGTTGTTCAGGGTGTCGATGGGATCGTCCTACCGAAAGCTGAAACGCCTGCACAATTACAAGTGTTAGATAAGCTGTTGTTAGAAAAAGAACAGGAACTAAATATCCCACTTGGTTCTATCAAAATCGTTGCATTAATCGAAAGCGCACTGGGGATTCATCACGCAGTAGAATTAGCGAACTTTTATCGTGTAACTCGCCTTGCATTTGGTGCGATTGATTATACGTTAGATATAGGGGCAACCTTAACTGAGCACGGGTCAGAACTTCTATTTGCGAAGTCACAACTCGTATTAGCATCTAGAGTGGCTAAAATCGAAGGGCCAATTGATGTGGTGTATGTAGATATCTACAATGAAGAAGGGTTAAGAAAAGAAGTAACCTTTAGTAAAGCGTTAGGCTTCAAGGGGAAATTAATCGTCCATCCAGCACAACTAAAAGTCGTCAATGAAGTGTACACGCCTACAGATTCAGAAGTCGAACAAGCTAAAAAAATTATTCAAGCTGCAGCGGAGGCTGAAGAACAAGGTAAAGGCGTAGTTAGTGTAGACGGAAAAATGATTGACCTCCCAGTTATTAAAAAAGCTGTAGGCGTACTGGCCCTTTATAACCGTTTAACTGTGACAACAGTCGAAAACTAA
- a CDS encoding NADPH:quinone reductase — translation MKAIQMAEFGGPEVLNLVDIVEPEPEKNEVRVKLYYAGVNPAEAYIRAGGYAFFTPEFPYVPGFDGAGVIDAVGEGVTRLQVGDRVFISSILANRKTGTYAEKVVCDVEAVHKLPDSISFKQGAALGVPVTAAYRSLFHRGRLKPGETVLIHGASGGVGTLAVQLAKYAGARVIGTVGTEEGYELVRKAGADEIFYHNEENYIEKIQSLNGAGVDLVLEMLANVNLEKDLQLVNKYGRVVVVGNRGSLDFNPRLTMAKEADVMGMAVWNAPIDQYNESLIAVEAALSNGGLHPFVGKVLPLEEAAEAQKVILEGNAKGKLVLEIVKE, via the coding sequence ATGAAGGCGATTCAAATGGCCGAATTTGGGGGACCAGAAGTTTTAAATTTAGTTGATATTGTAGAACCGGAACCGGAGAAAAATGAAGTTCGGGTGAAATTATATTATGCAGGCGTTAATCCAGCAGAAGCTTATATTCGAGCAGGTGGCTATGCATTCTTTACTCCAGAATTTCCGTATGTGCCAGGATTTGATGGGGCAGGGGTAATCGATGCAGTAGGTGAAGGCGTAACGAGATTACAGGTAGGGGACCGAGTATTTATCTCATCTATTTTAGCCAATCGAAAAACGGGGACGTATGCTGAAAAAGTTGTTTGTGATGTTGAGGCCGTACATAAATTACCAGATTCCATCAGCTTCAAACAAGGTGCAGCACTAGGAGTTCCTGTGACAGCGGCTTATCGTTCACTCTTCCATCGAGGACGTTTAAAACCTGGAGAAACGGTTCTCATTCACGGTGCTTCAGGCGGTGTTGGGACGTTGGCTGTACAGCTTGCGAAATATGCAGGAGCACGAGTAATTGGAACAGTCGGAACGGAAGAAGGCTACGAATTAGTACGTAAAGCTGGGGCGGATGAGATCTTTTATCATAATGAAGAGAATTATATAGAAAAGATTCAATCTCTTAATGGTGCAGGGGTTGATTTAGTTCTTGAAATGCTTGCAAATGTGAATTTAGAAAAGGATTTGCAATTAGTAAATAAATACGGCCGCGTGGTGGTTGTCGGGAACCGTGGATCATTGGATTTTAACCCGCGTTTAACAATGGCAAAAGAAGCCGATGTGATGGGGATGGCCGTTTGGAATGCACCAATTGACCAATATAATGAAAGTTTAATTGCAGTAGAAGCCGCACTAAGTAACGGGGGCCTGCATCCTTTCGTCGGGAAAGTCTTACCACTAGAAGAAGCGGCCGAAGCACAAAAAGTGATTTTAGAAGGTAACGCCAAAGGAAAACTGGTGTTGGAAATCGTAAAAGAATAA
- a CDS encoding pitrilysin family protein — protein MVTVYTCQNGVRIVSEQMSHVRSLSIGIWVNAGSRFELPEENGITHFIEHMLFKGTKTRTARQIAEEFDRIGGEVNAFTSKENTCYYAKVLDHHGELAINILADMFFNSVFSETELDKERQVVLEEILMSEDAPDDDVHERLWGVMYPKDALGLPILGTSKTLNTFTADTIRNYMAKHYTPENVVISVAGNITKDLLLHIENLFNRFEQSPEAVETVLTYPEFSPGRYVKSRDIEQSHLAISYPAINVMDPNVYSLVALNNILGGNMSSRLFQEVREERGLAYTIYSYHTCFSDVGALTVYGSTNNQQLKQLESTIDETIQAFRKEGVLDTELANAKEQLKGSLVLGLEGTSARMSRNGRNELIHGRHKTLDEIITEIDAVSKDKVNDFIEQFLGSKPAIAIIGQGVE, from the coding sequence TTGGTTACAGTTTATACTTGTCAAAATGGAGTGCGGATCGTCTCGGAGCAAATGTCACACGTTCGCTCTCTATCAATTGGAATATGGGTGAATGCTGGCTCGCGTTTTGAACTGCCAGAAGAAAACGGGATTACGCATTTTATTGAGCATATGCTCTTTAAAGGAACAAAAACGCGCACGGCTCGCCAAATTGCTGAAGAGTTTGACCGCATCGGCGGCGAAGTAAATGCCTTCACGTCAAAAGAAAATACATGTTACTACGCAAAAGTGCTCGACCATCACGGAGAACTAGCAATCAACATCTTAGCGGATATGTTCTTCAATTCGGTATTTTCAGAGACTGAGTTAGATAAAGAACGTCAAGTCGTGTTAGAAGAAATTTTAATGAGTGAAGATGCGCCGGATGATGATGTCCACGAACGATTATGGGGCGTTATGTATCCGAAAGATGCGCTAGGCTTACCGATTTTAGGTACGAGCAAAACGCTAAACACATTTACAGCTGATACAATTCGAAATTATATGGCCAAACACTATACGCCAGAAAATGTTGTCATTTCGGTTGCAGGAAATATAACAAAAGACTTACTACTACATATTGAAAATCTATTTAACCGATTTGAACAATCACCAGAAGCGGTTGAAACTGTCCTGACGTATCCTGAATTTTCGCCTGGTCGCTACGTAAAGTCTCGCGATATTGAACAGTCACACTTAGCAATCTCGTATCCGGCCATCAATGTAATGGATCCCAATGTGTATAGCTTAGTCGCGCTGAATAATATTTTAGGTGGCAATATGTCATCTCGACTATTCCAAGAAGTGCGTGAAGAGCGCGGCCTTGCTTATACCATTTATTCTTACCATACGTGTTTCTCAGACGTTGGCGCACTGACGGTTTACGGAAGCACGAACAATCAACAGCTTAAGCAATTGGAATCAACAATTGACGAAACGATTCAAGCATTCCGAAAAGAAGGCGTGCTCGATACGGAATTGGCCAATGCGAAAGAGCAGCTGAAAGGAAGTCTAGTCTTAGGATTAGAAGGAACAAGCGCACGCATGAGCCGCAACGGCCGCAATGAACTTATTCACGGCCGCCACAAAACACTCGATGAAATCATCACCGAAATCGATGCCGTATCAAAAGACAAAGTGAACGACTTCATCGAACAGTTTTTAGGTTCGAAGCCAGCCATCGCCATCATTGGCCAAGGCGTAGAGTAA
- a CDS encoding YlmC/YmxH family sporulation protein produces MLLSELAEKELIEMENGVRYGFLAETECVFDPRTGRIIGFELADLTAKKPFAKKKSSTPQFVPWEEIQLIGEDRILFRKTTATRRHFDS; encoded by the coding sequence ATGCTGCTGTCGGAGCTTGCAGAGAAAGAGTTAATTGAAATGGAAAATGGGGTTAGATACGGTTTTTTGGCTGAGACGGAATGTGTGTTTGATCCGAGAACGGGAAGAATTATTGGGTTTGAACTAGCGGATTTAACTGCCAAAAAGCCATTCGCCAAAAAGAAATCTTCTACCCCACAGTTTGTGCCGTGGGAAGAGATTCAATTAATTGGGGAAGACCGTATTTTATTCCGCAAAACTACTGCGACTAGAAGGCATTTCGACTCATGA
- a CDS encoding dipicolinate synthase subunit A, with the protein MKEEKWLVVGTDARLKMLAKKLSKENSRTVYYKSESVWDEDLNRMVYEFKPNFIVLPIHPLPVEVPLVMGVSGAKIFAGKLNDEWKSILKNNEISYYLEDEGFIWQNAALTAEAFVSSFYNTKQAIQGKKFIVTGFGRVAKMVAHILRSIGGDVCIAVRSNVQLSEAKALRYEVVQLDEVGYVDGDVFINTIPAKWLDQEFNEKIAMPIYDLASYPGCLNDDVSRKDYELLPALPGKFFPNDAAHVLYESIVGQLRR; encoded by the coding sequence ATGAAAGAAGAAAAATGGTTAGTAGTTGGTACAGATGCTCGTCTAAAAATGCTCGCGAAAAAACTGAGCAAAGAAAACTCACGTACGGTTTATTACAAAAGTGAGAGCGTATGGGATGAAGATTTGAACAGAATGGTTTATGAATTTAAACCGAATTTTATTGTCCTTCCTATACATCCTCTGCCAGTAGAAGTTCCATTAGTGATGGGAGTTTCTGGAGCGAAAATATTTGCCGGGAAATTAAATGATGAATGGAAAAGTATTTTAAAAAACAACGAGATTTCTTACTACTTAGAAGATGAAGGATTTATTTGGCAAAATGCTGCGTTAACTGCAGAAGCATTTGTTTCAAGCTTCTATAATACGAAACAAGCAATTCAAGGGAAGAAATTTATTGTAACTGGCTTTGGCCGAGTTGCGAAAATGGTGGCTCATATATTGAGAAGCATTGGCGGGGATGTTTGTATCGCTGTTCGCTCCAATGTGCAATTAAGTGAAGCAAAGGCATTACGATATGAAGTGGTTCAATTAGATGAAGTCGGATATGTGGATGGAGATGTCTTCATCAATACCATTCCAGCAAAATGGTTGGATCAAGAGTTCAATGAAAAAATAGCAATGCCAATTTATGATTTAGCCTCCTACCCTGGGTGTTTAAATGATGATGTTAGTCGCAAGGATTATGAATTATTACCAGCATTACCTGGAAAGTTTTTCCCGAACGATGCTGCTCATGTATTATATGAATCAATTGTTGGACAATTAAGGAGGTAA
- a CDS encoding dipicolinate synthase subunit B — MLEGKRIGLGITASHCTYEDVVPKIENFIKAGASVVPIITHSVLTAATRFGTGEEWIKKIESITGEKVVSSIAGAEPFGPSNPLDCMVIAPMTGNSISKFANASTDSPVLMAAKATLRNGSPVVLGISTNDALGLNGVNIMRLLNSKNIYFIPFGQDDPYNKPNSLISDFTKMVETVEHAINHKKQLQPLFIQYLK, encoded by the coding sequence GTGCTCGAGGGTAAACGAATAGGACTCGGGATCACAGCATCACACTGTACGTATGAAGATGTTGTTCCGAAGATTGAAAACTTTATTAAAGCTGGTGCATCGGTTGTACCGATTATTACACATTCCGTGTTAACAGCAGCAACGCGTTTTGGAACAGGTGAAGAATGGATTAAAAAGATTGAAAGCATAACAGGTGAAAAAGTGGTTTCATCGATCGCAGGTGCAGAACCATTTGGACCTAGTAATCCACTAGATTGTATGGTAATTGCGCCAATGACGGGGAACTCGATTAGTAAATTTGCCAATGCATCTACAGACAGTCCAGTGTTAATGGCAGCAAAAGCGACATTACGTAATGGTTCACCTGTCGTATTAGGTATTTCTACAAATGATGCACTCGGCTTAAACGGCGTCAACATTATGAGATTATTAAACTCTAAAAATATATACTTTATCCCATTTGGTCAAGACGATCCATACAACAAGCCGAATTCTCTTATTTCCGATTTCACTAAAATGGTCGAAACGGTTGAACATGCGATTAATCACAAAAAGCAATTACAGCCATTATTTATACAATATTTGAAATAG
- a CDS encoding aspartate-semialdehyde dehydrogenase, with translation MSKQLTVAIVGATGAVGSKMKEQLIKRNFPIKHIKFLASARSAGKEIEFNGQTYTIEEATPQSFEGVDVALFSAGGSVSAKLAPEAAKRGAVVIDNTSHFRMHPDVPLVVPEVNREALAKHNGIIANPNCSTIQMVAALQPIREKFGLTKVIVSTYQAVSGSGISAIEELREQSAQWEAGKNVEANILPAKSDKRHFPIARNVIPQIDVFTDNGFTYEEMKMINETKKILSMPELSVAATCVRVPVVSGHSESVYIEVEQDASVQDLFEVFKNAPGVVLQDDISNQEYPMPIYVEGEDPVYVGRIRQDLSNKKGFHLWVVSDNLLKGAALNSIQIAEAMLEDNLL, from the coding sequence ATGTCTAAGCAATTAACAGTTGCAATTGTAGGAGCAACAGGAGCAGTAGGTTCTAAAATGAAGGAACAACTTATTAAAAGAAATTTTCCTATTAAACATATAAAATTCCTAGCATCTGCTCGTTCTGCAGGAAAAGAGATCGAATTTAACGGTCAAACTTACACAATCGAAGAAGCGACACCGCAAAGCTTCGAAGGTGTAGATGTTGCATTATTCTCAGCAGGTGGTTCTGTGTCTGCAAAATTAGCACCAGAAGCTGCAAAGCGTGGCGCAGTGGTAATCGACAACACAAGTCATTTCCGTATGCACCCAGATGTACCTCTAGTAGTACCAGAAGTTAACCGTGAAGCTTTAGCTAAACATAACGGCATTATTGCCAACCCAAACTGCTCAACTATTCAAATGGTGGCAGCGTTACAACCAATTCGTGAAAAATTTGGTTTAACAAAAGTGATTGTTTCAACGTATCAAGCTGTTTCTGGTTCAGGTATTTCAGCGATTGAAGAATTACGCGAACAAAGTGCACAATGGGAAGCTGGAAAAAATGTAGAAGCCAACATTTTACCAGCAAAATCAGACAAAAGACACTTCCCAATCGCACGTAACGTCATTCCGCAAATTGACGTATTTACGGATAATGGCTTTACTTACGAAGAAATGAAAATGATCAACGAAACGAAAAAAATCCTGAGCATGCCTGAACTTTCAGTAGCAGCAACATGCGTACGTGTTCCAGTCGTTTCTGGACATTCTGAGTCTGTTTATATCGAAGTAGAACAAGACGCAAGCGTTCAAGATCTATTCGAAGTATTTAAAAATGCACCAGGTGTTGTGTTACAAGATGATATTTCAAATCAAGAGTACCCAATGCCAATTTACGTAGAAGGGGAAGACCCAGTATACGTAGGACGCATTCGACAAGACCTTTCAAACAAAAAAGGCTTCCACTTATGGGTTGTATCAGACAACTTATTAAAAGGAGCAGCATTAAACTCAATTCAGATTGCAGAAGCGATGTTAGAGGACAACTTACTTTAG
- the dapA gene encoding 4-hydroxy-tetrahydrodipicolinate synthase: protein MDLGRVATAMITPFNDDGSINYEVAERVIEHLIQNGTDTIVVCGTTGETPTLTVQEKRDFIDFTIKKVNKRIPVIAGVGLNDTAYTIEATKVVEAFGADGIMVVAPFYNKPNQRGIYAHFEAVAKVTDLPVVIYNVPGRTGVNITSQTTIDLCKIPNIRIVKEASGSLDQMTEILANVSDDTYVYSGDDALTLPLVSVGGRGVISVVSHVCGNEMQAMIRAFDEGRHDVAAKYHQALLPVIKKLFENPSPVPIKYALSKFGFSVEKVRLPMVELTTEEKDLFDQVWEQFQQKVKSIDTN from the coding sequence GTGGATCTAGGTCGTGTTGCTACAGCGATGATTACTCCATTTAACGACGATGGATCAATTAATTATGAAGTAGCAGAGCGAGTAATTGAGCACTTAATCCAAAATGGTACAGATACAATCGTAGTATGTGGTACGACAGGTGAAACCCCAACATTAACCGTACAAGAAAAAAGAGATTTTATCGATTTTACAATTAAAAAAGTAAATAAACGCATTCCTGTTATTGCAGGTGTTGGTTTAAATGACACAGCTTACACAATTGAGGCAACAAAAGTAGTAGAGGCTTTTGGGGCTGACGGCATCATGGTTGTTGCGCCTTTCTATAACAAGCCAAACCAACGCGGAATTTACGCACATTTCGAGGCTGTTGCAAAAGTGACCGATTTACCGGTTGTGATTTACAATGTCCCAGGGCGCACAGGTGTAAATATCACATCACAAACAACAATCGATTTATGTAAAATTCCCAATATACGAATTGTCAAAGAAGCAAGCGGAAGTCTGGATCAAATGACAGAAATCCTTGCCAATGTTTCGGACGACACGTATGTTTATAGTGGAGATGATGCCCTAACACTGCCCCTTGTGTCAGTTGGCGGCAGAGGTGTCATTTCGGTAGTCTCCCATGTATGTGGTAATGAAATGCAGGCCATGATTCGCGCATTCGATGAAGGACGCCATGACGTGGCCGCAAAATATCACCAAGCACTGTTACCGGTGATTAAAAAATTATTCGAAAACCCAAGTCCGGTCCCAATAAAATACGCACTAAGCAAATTCGGTTTCTCCGTTGAAAAAGTAAGACTCCCAATGGTTGAACTTACAACCGAAGAAAAAGACTTATTCGATCAAGTCTGGGAGCAATTCCAACAAAAAGTAAAATCCATCGATACCAACTGA
- a CDS encoding GntR family transcriptional regulator — protein MVSSTQGRISTKDYVYLQLKKEIVGGELLPEAQINELDLSKRFDISRTPLREALQRLEIEELVVRLPNGRLKISPVSVEDARSIFSVRSALEGLVTKSATQNANERDLEELRLLTDLLVNAANLGNNEDVIYYGDQIHHRLYDISQHKVAVKILNNMNDHIMRYRRIGPNTSHTRSKEAAKEHLELYETIAARNPEKAEKLMQKHINNSLDAAIQSIEAHLQTKNCK, from the coding sequence ATGGTCTCTTCCACACAAGGTAGAATATCAACCAAGGACTATGTTTATTTGCAGTTAAAGAAGGAAATTGTGGGTGGGGAACTATTACCAGAGGCGCAAATTAATGAGTTGGATCTATCGAAACGTTTTGACATTAGCCGAACACCATTACGTGAGGCACTACAACGACTCGAAATTGAAGAATTAGTTGTTCGGTTGCCGAATGGAAGATTGAAGATTTCACCTGTTTCCGTTGAAGATGCACGTAGTATCTTTAGTGTTCGTAGTGCACTAGAAGGCTTAGTCACCAAATCAGCGACTCAAAATGCGAATGAACGAGATTTAGAGGAACTACGACTTCTCACAGATCTGTTAGTCAATGCAGCTAATCTAGGAAACAATGAGGATGTGATTTATTACGGTGATCAGATTCATCATCGGCTTTACGACATTAGTCAGCATAAGGTTGCGGTGAAAATACTGAACAATATGAATGATCATATTATGCGCTACAGAAGAATTGGGCCGAATACAAGTCACACTCGTAGTAAAGAAGCAGCCAAAGAACATCTTGAACTCTATGAAACGATTGCTGCTAGAAATCCGGAAAAAGCCGAGAAATTAATGCAGAAACATATTAATAACAGTTTAGATGCAGCCATCCAATCTATCGAAGCACATCTACAAACGAAAAATTGTAAGTAG